Proteins from a single region of Abyssalbus ytuae:
- the bioA gene encoding adenosylmethionine--8-amino-7-oxononanoate transaminase, which produces MTLTERDKKHLWHPLTQHKTHPETIAVKKAKGVFLYDEHDKEYIDGISSWYTCVYGHCNDYILEKVQQQMRTLDQVVFSGFTHEPAVKLSEELIKILPYNQQKLFFSDNGSTATEIAIKMALQYHFNQGEKKNILVAFEEGFHGDTFGAMSVSGLSVYNGPFEDFFITVKRIPVPNGENNDEILNQLKKLTGENKVAGFIFEPLVQGAAAMKTHDAEGLDKLIQFCSENNIITIADEVMTGFGKTGKYFATDYLSHKPDIMCFSKALTAGLVPMAITSCSQKIYDAFYSDEMSKGLFHGHTYTANPIACTAALAGLELLQSDEIQENINHIVKLHQEFNKKIKSHPKIASTRQCGTIYAIDLNVSIQRYGKFRDKLFNHFIENGVFLRPLGRTIYISAPYIITEKQMFKIYQAIDSAIQKIV; this is translated from the coding sequence ATGACTTTAACCGAAAGAGATAAAAAACATCTTTGGCATCCGTTAACCCAACATAAAACCCATCCTGAAACTATTGCTGTAAAGAAAGCAAAAGGAGTTTTTTTATATGATGAACACGATAAAGAGTATATAGATGGTATATCTTCATGGTATACTTGCGTATACGGGCACTGCAATGATTATATTCTGGAGAAGGTGCAGCAACAAATGAGAACACTTGATCAGGTTGTATTTAGTGGTTTCACTCATGAACCTGCTGTTAAACTCTCTGAAGAGTTAATTAAAATATTACCTTATAACCAACAAAAATTATTTTTTTCTGACAACGGTTCAACAGCTACAGAAATAGCTATTAAAATGGCTTTGCAGTATCATTTTAATCAAGGTGAAAAGAAAAATATTTTGGTGGCTTTTGAAGAAGGATTTCATGGAGATACTTTTGGAGCAATGTCAGTATCAGGGCTTTCTGTTTACAATGGCCCTTTTGAAGATTTTTTTATAACTGTAAAAAGGATTCCTGTTCCTAATGGTGAAAATAATGATGAAATTTTAAATCAGTTAAAAAAACTAACGGGTGAAAATAAAGTAGCCGGTTTTATTTTTGAACCGCTTGTACAGGGGGCAGCAGCTATGAAAACCCATGATGCAGAAGGATTGGATAAGTTGATACAATTTTGTAGTGAAAATAACATAATCACTATAGCCGATGAAGTGATGACCGGTTTCGGAAAAACAGGGAAATATTTTGCAACAGATTATCTAAGTCATAAACCTGATATAATGTGTTTTTCCAAAGCACTTACTGCCGGATTAGTCCCCATGGCAATAACTTCTTGTTCACAAAAAATTTATGATGCTTTTTATAGCGATGAAATGTCGAAAGGCTTATTTCACGGACATACCTATACTGCCAATCCGATTGCCTGTACGGCAGCCTTAGCAGGGTTAGAATTATTGCAGTCCGATGAAATTCAGGAGAATATAAATCATATAGTTAAATTACATCAGGAATTTAACAAAAAAATTAAAAGTCATCCTAAAATTGCATCAACAAGGCAATGCGGTACTATTTATGCGATTGATTTAAATGTTTCAATACAACGTTATGGTAAATTTCGAGATAAACTCTTCAATCATTTTATCGAAAATGGAGTTTTTTTAAGACCGTTAGGGCGCACAATTTATATTTCTGCTCCTTATATTATTACTGAAAAACAAATGTTTAAAATTTATCAGGCTATTGATTCAGCAATTCAAAAAATTGTATAA
- a CDS encoding DUF6364 family protein codes for MDKKLTLSLDQTVIEKAKDYAKSNKISLSKLIESYLDTLTKRTANKDLEITPLVESLSGVIDLPEDFDVKKAYSEYLIEKYK; via the coding sequence ATGGACAAAAAGCTCACATTAAGTCTTGATCAAACTGTAATTGAAAAAGCAAAAGACTATGCAAAATCGAACAAAATTAGTTTATCAAAACTGATTGAGTCCTATTTGGATACACTCACTAAACGAACTGCCAATAAAGACCTCGAAATAACTCCGTTAGTGGAAAGTTTAAGTGGTGTAATTGATTTGCCGGAGGACTTTGACGTGAAAAAAGCTTATTCGGAATATTTAATTGAAAAATATAAATGA
- the bioD gene encoding dethiobiotin synthase: MSKKIFVTGISTEVGKTLVAAIITEALEADYWKPVQAGDLDNSDTDKIKRLVSNKKTKFYKSSYNLNTPMSPHAAAEIDGITIDISRIVEPKTKNNLVIEGAGGLLVPLNEKQTILDIIKPDYKVIVVSRHYLGSINHSLLTINLLKGKGFDVSVIFNGDEHPSTENIIKKMTGVNVLGRIDNEPYFDNHVVSEYADILKEKLQTL; the protein is encoded by the coding sequence ATGAGTAAAAAAATATTTGTAACAGGAATATCTACAGAAGTAGGAAAGACCCTTGTTGCAGCTATAATAACAGAAGCTCTCGAAGCAGACTACTGGAAACCGGTTCAGGCCGGAGATCTGGACAATTCTGACACCGACAAGATAAAAAGATTAGTTTCTAATAAAAAAACTAAGTTTTATAAGAGTTCTTATAATTTAAATACTCCCATGAGTCCCCATGCAGCCGCAGAAATTGACGGAATTACAATAGATATCTCCCGCATAGTTGAGCCAAAAACTAAAAACAACCTGGTAATAGAAGGCGCCGGAGGATTACTGGTTCCCCTTAATGAAAAGCAAACCATTTTAGATATAATTAAACCCGATTATAAGGTAATAGTGGTAAGCAGGCATTATCTGGGCAGCATAAATCATTCCCTGCTCACCATTAATTTACTAAAGGGAAAAGGTTTTGATGTTTCTGTAATTTTTAACGGAGACGAACATCCTTCAACTGAAAATATAATTAAAAAAATGACGGGAGTAAACGTTTTGGGACGTATTGACAACGAACCTTATTTTGATAATCATGTAGTATCGGAATACGCAGATATTTTAAAAGAAAAATTACAAACTTTATGA
- a CDS encoding type II toxin-antitoxin system VapC family toxin, with protein sequence MNKVLIDTNIVIDLLAKRKEFYPAAAELFSLSDKKELEVAISSLTFAYTNYVLSKLKSPKEARGILRKFKVLVDILRLDDKIIELALSDNEFLDFEDGLQYYSALENQVDVILTRNKKDFKNSKIPVLTAKEYLSKERNVSG encoded by the coding sequence ATGAATAAGGTTTTAATAGATACAAATATTGTCATTGATCTGTTGGCAAAACGAAAAGAATTTTATCCGGCAGCAGCTGAATTATTTTCATTATCTGACAAAAAAGAACTTGAAGTTGCTATTTCCTCATTAACTTTTGCTTATACTAATTATGTGTTATCAAAACTAAAATCACCTAAAGAGGCAAGGGGTATTTTAAGAAAATTTAAAGTTCTGGTAGACATATTAAGGTTGGATGACAAAATAATTGAATTAGCACTGAGTGACAATGAATTTTTGGATTTTGAAGATGGACTCCAATATTATTCAGCATTAGAAAATCAAGTAGATGTAATTTTGACTAGAAACAAAAAAGACTTTAAAAACTCGAAAATACCTGTTTTAACAGCTAAGGAATATTTGTCAAAGGAAAGGAATGTCAGTGGCTGA